The proteins below are encoded in one region of Streptomyces sp. NBC_00490:
- a CDS encoding acetylxylan esterase: protein MPAFDLPLTELVHHRPLPEEPADFDEFWHETLKEAAQPEVLVSVRPVETGLRLTQTWDVTFRGFAGDPVRAWFSRPAGVSEPLPAVVEFAGYGRGRGLPHERLTWVTAGYAHLLMDNRGQGDQYGNGGRTPDPHARTPGGPGPAVRGLLAPHGYHYRRLITDAVRAVAAVRELPGVDAGRVSAAGNSQGGGLALAVAGLVPDLAAALVTAPFLCGIQRALDLTDASPYGEITAYLSVHRGSEQAAHRTLAYMEGISFARRAHAPAHFGVGLRDTVCPPSGAYAAFNRYAELSGAEPRTEIHAYPYNGHEGGDAVQVRRQLDWLHRTLEG from the coding sequence GTGCCCGCGTTCGACCTGCCGCTGACGGAGCTGGTGCATCACCGCCCGCTGCCCGAAGAGCCCGCCGACTTCGACGAGTTCTGGCACGAGACCCTCAAGGAGGCGGCGCAGCCCGAGGTGTTGGTGTCGGTCCGGCCGGTGGAGACCGGACTGCGTCTGACGCAGACGTGGGACGTGACCTTCCGGGGCTTCGCGGGCGACCCGGTGCGCGCGTGGTTCAGCAGACCGGCGGGCGTGTCCGAACCCCTGCCCGCGGTGGTCGAGTTCGCCGGTTACGGCCGCGGCCGCGGGCTGCCCCACGAGCGCCTGACCTGGGTGACCGCCGGATACGCCCATCTGCTGATGGACAACCGCGGCCAGGGCGACCAGTACGGCAACGGCGGCCGCACCCCCGACCCGCACGCGCGGACGCCCGGCGGGCCGGGCCCGGCGGTACGCGGTCTGCTCGCCCCGCACGGCTACCACTACCGGCGCCTGATCACGGACGCGGTACGCGCGGTCGCGGCGGTCCGTGAGCTGCCCGGGGTGGACGCCGGACGTGTCTCGGCGGCCGGCAACAGCCAGGGCGGCGGCCTCGCGCTGGCCGTCGCGGGGCTCGTCCCGGACCTGGCGGCGGCGCTGGTGACCGCGCCCTTCCTGTGCGGCATCCAGCGGGCCCTGGATCTCACCGACGCGAGTCCCTACGGCGAGATCACCGCGTACCTGTCCGTCCACCGCGGCTCGGAGCAGGCCGCCCACCGCACGCTCGCCTACATGGAGGGCATCTCCTTCGCCCGCCGCGCCCACGCCCCGGCCCACTTCGGGGTGGGCCTGCGCGACACGGTCTGCCCGCCGAGCGGGGCGTACGCCGCCTTCAACCGCTACGCCGAGTTGTCGGGCGCCGAGCCGCGCACCGAGATCCACGCCTATCCGTACAACGGGCACGAGGGCGGGGACGCGGTGCAGGTGCGCCGGCAACTGGACTGGCTGCACCGGACCTTGGAGGGCTGA
- a CDS encoding ABC transporter permease, protein MSTSTKSASPPGIQDPPKPDPPPVPSARVPWRRALRRDWQLYSLALLPLLFFLVFRYLPMLGNVIAFRRFQPGGSIFGEQWVGLRYVEMFLSDPTFWQVFRNTLWIGGLTLVFCFPIPIVLALLLNEVRRRSLKRFVQSVSYLPHFLSMVIVAGITMQMLATDGAVNHVLGWFGHDPIRFIQEPGWFRTIYVGSEIWQTAGWGTILYLAALTTIDEDLYEAARIDGANRWRQIWHVTLPGIRPTMITLLILNIGTFLAVGFEKVLLLYNALTYPTADVISTYVYRTGVESSSFSYAAAIGLFEAIIGLVLIVSANQLSRRTVGTSLW, encoded by the coding sequence ATGAGCACCTCCACCAAGTCGGCGTCTCCGCCCGGCATCCAGGACCCACCGAAGCCCGACCCGCCGCCCGTGCCCTCCGCCCGCGTCCCCTGGAGACGGGCACTGCGCCGCGACTGGCAGCTGTACTCGCTGGCCCTGCTGCCGCTGCTGTTCTTCCTGGTCTTCCGCTATCTGCCGATGCTCGGCAACGTGATCGCGTTCCGCCGCTTCCAGCCCGGCGGCTCGATCTTCGGCGAGCAGTGGGTGGGCCTGCGCTACGTCGAGATGTTCCTCAGCGACCCCACCTTCTGGCAGGTGTTCCGCAACACCCTGTGGATCGGCGGGCTCACCCTCGTCTTCTGCTTCCCGATCCCGATCGTGCTGGCCCTGCTGCTGAACGAGGTGCGCCGGCGTTCCCTGAAGCGGTTCGTGCAGTCGGTGTCGTATCTCCCGCACTTCCTGTCGATGGTGATCGTCGCCGGCATCACCATGCAGATGCTCGCCACGGACGGCGCGGTCAACCACGTCCTGGGCTGGTTCGGCCACGACCCGATCCGGTTCATCCAGGAACCCGGATGGTTCCGCACGATCTACGTCGGCTCCGAGATCTGGCAGACCGCCGGCTGGGGCACGATCCTCTACCTGGCCGCGCTCACCACCATCGACGAGGACCTGTACGAGGCCGCGCGCATCGACGGCGCCAACCGCTGGCGGCAGATCTGGCACGTCACCCTGCCCGGCATCCGCCCCACCATGATCACGCTGCTGATCCTCAACATCGGCACGTTCCTCGCGGTCGGCTTCGAGAAGGTCCTGCTGCTCTACAACGCGCTGACCTATCCGACCGCCGACGTCATCTCCACCTACGTCTACCGGACCGGTGTGGAGTCCAGCAGCTTCAGCTACGCGGCCGCCATCGGCCTGTTCGAGGCGATCATCGGCCTGGTGCTGATCGTCTCCGCGAACCAGCTGTCGCGCCGCACGGTGGGGACCAGCCTGTGGTGA